A single window of Myripristis murdjan chromosome 21, fMyrMur1.1, whole genome shotgun sequence DNA harbors:
- the LOC115379951 gene encoding putative gustatory receptor clone PTE01, with product MMDNVSVMTVFTLSGLNGTANHRVTLFCLTLLCYCVIWLVNVTVIVAIIVDKSLHEPMYIFLCNLCINGLYGTSGFYPKFLMDLLSPSHVISYTGCLLQGFVIHSSACGDFSILALMAYDRYVAICRPLVYHSVMTKERVCFLVFLTWLLPLYLLFMSTITTARLTLCGSHIPKIYCVNWLIGKLACSMSIANIVIPYFNISFYLCHVIFVIWSYMLLIKTCIKSKENRGKFMQTCVPHLLSLLNVVVSLLFDLMYTRFGSKELSQNLQNFMSIEFLFIPPIVNPLIYGFTLTKIRNRILGVIWSKS from the coding sequence ATGATGGATAATGTTTCAGTTATGACTGTGTTTACTCTGTCGGGGTTGAATGGCACAGCGAACCACAGAGTCACTCTCTTCTGCCTCACTCTGTTGTGTTACTGTGTGATTTGGCTGGTTAATGTGACAGTCATTGTTGCCATCATTGTGGACAAAAGCCTTCACGAGCCCATGTACATCTTCCTGTGTAATCTCTGCATCAATGGACTTTATGGGACATCAGGCTTTTACCCCAAATTCCTCATGGATCTGTTGTCTCCTTCTCATGTCATTTCTTACACCGGATGCCTGCTACAGGGTTTTGTGATACACTCCTCAGCTTGTGGTGACTTCTCTATCCTAGCTCTGATGGCCTATGACAGATATGTGGCAATATGTCGACCTCTGGTGTACCACTCTGTTATGACCaaagaaagagtgtgttttttagtgtttttgacCTGGCTTTTGCCactttatttgttgttcatgagcacaataacaacagcaagaTTAACATTATGTGGCTCACACATACCCAAGATCTACTGTGTTAACTGGTTAATTGGAAAACTAGCTTGCTCTATGTCAATTGCCAACATTGTTATTCCATACTTTaatattagtttttatttgtgccatgttatttttgtcatttggtcTTATATGTTGTTAATCAAAACATGTATAAAATCCAAAGAGAACAGGGGGAAGTTTATGCAAACATGTGTGCCACATTTGCTGTCATTACtcaatgttgttgtttctttgctttttgatTTAATGTACACGCGGTTTGGCTCAAAAGAGTTATCACAAAACCTCCAGAACTTCATGTCAATAGAATTTCTCTTCATTCCTCCAATCGTCAATCCTCTAATATATGGTTTCACACTGACCAAAATTAGGAACAGAATTCTGGGTGTTATATGGAGCAAAAGTTGA